The Salvelinus namaycush isolate Seneca chromosome 1, SaNama_1.0, whole genome shotgun sequence genome has a window encoding:
- the LOC120054180 gene encoding T-cell acute lymphocytic leukemia protein 2-like, with translation MTRKVFTNTRERWRQHNVNTAFAELRKLIPTHPPEKKLSKNEILRLAMRYINFLVQLLESQSGQPASHSPTALLTFLRGNVERLHSSSLTWGLASDTDALSPGSSCDSTDAW, from the coding sequence ATGACCAGAAAGGTGTTCACCAACACACGGGAGCGCTGGCGGCAGCACAACGTCAACACTGCCTTCGCTGAGCTCCGCAAGCTCATCCCCACCCACCCGCCAGAGAAGAAGCTGAGCAAGAACGAGATCCTGCGGCTGGCCATGCGCTACATCAACTTCCTGGTGCAGCTGCTCGAGAGCCAGAGTGGCCAGCCTGCCTCACACTCCCCCACAGCCCTGCTCACCTTCCTCAGGGGCAACGTGGAACGTCTCCACTCCTCCTCACTGACCTGGGGCCTGGCCAGCGACACTGACGCCCTCTCCCCTGGATCAAGCTGTGACAGCACCGATGCCTGGTAG